One Halostella limicola genomic window carries:
- a CDS encoding short-chain fatty acid transporter — MSTSGANRGIFTRLGDGASSLVQRYLPDAFIFALMLTFLTMILATLLTDKGPVAVVTHWGEGFWFVLAFSMQASLALLTGWAFADSPPIKRVLGRIAEIPKTQKQAIFATAVVGQLFGLFHWGVVLVAGAIFAREIGIAMEQKDIDVHYPLLVATGYAGLLPWHQGLSGASLLLVATPDHFLAGEIGVVPVSQTIFNPANLLIVAGVVLVTVILMPLMAPDNEEDLITVPEDQLRKAEQAVADGGSQADESDAVMPNRLREAGYKTALLDSKAVGIGLGLIIWAYLGYMFATNDFMDVFNLNVFISVMFGLGFLFHGTLRSYIDVFRDAIKGASQILIQFQFYGGIMGIMAWSGLATLIAQTAAQYSTETTWYLAAFLSAGTVNFFVPSGGGQWVVTGQVMIDAAQGIPGVAIDKTMIAFAMGDQWTNMIQPFWALPALGIAGLSIRDMMGYVGVLFLFSGAVMGIGALLMGLGIL, encoded by the coding sequence ATGAGCACGAGCGGTGCGAATCGGGGGATATTCACGCGGCTCGGCGACGGAGCGAGTAGCCTCGTGCAGCGGTACCTGCCGGACGCGTTCATCTTCGCGCTGATGCTCACGTTCCTGACGATGATCCTCGCGACGCTTCTCACCGACAAGGGTCCGGTCGCGGTCGTGACCCACTGGGGAGAGGGGTTCTGGTTCGTCCTCGCGTTCTCGATGCAGGCATCGCTGGCGCTGTTGACCGGATGGGCGTTCGCCGACTCCCCACCGATCAAACGGGTCCTCGGCCGCATCGCCGAGATCCCGAAGACGCAGAAACAGGCGATCTTCGCAACCGCGGTCGTCGGGCAGCTCTTCGGGCTGTTCCACTGGGGCGTCGTTCTGGTCGCGGGGGCTATCTTCGCTCGCGAGATCGGCATCGCGATGGAACAGAAGGACATCGACGTCCACTACCCGCTGCTCGTCGCGACGGGGTACGCGGGCCTGCTGCCGTGGCACCAGGGACTGTCCGGCGCATCCCTGCTGCTCGTCGCGACGCCGGATCACTTCCTCGCGGGCGAGATCGGCGTCGTTCCGGTCTCGCAGACGATATTCAATCCCGCGAACCTCCTCATCGTCGCGGGGGTCGTGTTGGTAACGGTGATCCTCATGCCGCTGATGGCACCGGACAACGAGGAGGACCTCATCACGGTCCCCGAAGACCAACTCCGGAAAGCCGAACAGGCGGTCGCGGACGGCGGCTCCCAGGCGGACGAGAGCGACGCCGTAATGCCGAACCGGCTTCGTGAGGCCGGGTACAAGACGGCACTGCTCGACAGCAAGGCCGTCGGCATCGGTCTCGGACTAATCATCTGGGCGTACCTGGGCTACATGTTCGCTACGAACGACTTCATGGACGTGTTCAACCTGAACGTGTTCATCTCGGTGATGTTCGGTCTCGGCTTCCTCTTTCACGGCACTCTGCGGAGTTACATCGACGTCTTCCGAGACGCGATCAAAGGGGCGAGCCAGATCCTCATCCAGTTCCAGTTCTACGGCGGCATCATGGGCATCATGGCGTGGTCGGGGCTGGCGACGCTCATCGCCCAGACGGCGGCCCAGTACTCGACCGAGACGACGTGGTATCTCGCCGCGTTTCTCTCGGCGGGCACCGTCAACTTCTTCGTCCCTTCGGGCGGTGGCCAGTGGGTCGTCACCGGACAGGTGATGATCGACGCCGCGCAGGGAATTCCGGGAGTGGCGATCGACAAGACGATGATCGCGTTCGCGATGGGCGACCAGTGGACGAACATGATTCAGCCGTTCTGGGCGCTACCGGCGCTCGGCATCGCGGGGTTGTCGATCCGCGACATGATGGGCTACGTCGGCGTCCTGTTCCTCTTCAGCGGGGCCGTGATGGGGATCGGGGCGCTACTCATGGGACTGGGGATCCTATAG